TGCGGTTATTAAGATGATTTGATCGTGAGGTTTGAGTGTTGTTTTAGCCCAATCGTCCTTAGGTATAACATGGTTGTTGATGGCAGCAGCAACACCTTGGGTTTTGCCAGATAATTCCAAAACCAATAGTTCCTCAAGTGAAGAAGGAGCGGGGTCGAAAGATCGAATTTGATGATTTATTGTAAGTTCCATTCCTTAATTTTTTTGGTTAAACTTTAGGAATGGCTACACGAAGGTACAGCAATGCACCTGTTAGACAGCTCACTTTTCCCTACGCCAGTATGATCCGGATCAGGTTCTAAGGGTAAAATCTCAGCCTGCACAAGCAGACACCCCTAAAGTTAAAACGAAGATAGTATTATTTTTGTGAAAGTTGCAAGAATTTTAATTTAAATGCCTCATATATACAGCAGGAAAGTACAGGTCGCGATTTGCGAAATATTTGATATATTAGTTTTTTAATCAGCTAAAACAATTTAACAGTAACCAAGAATTATATCCTTTAATGCGTAGAATTTTATTGATAATACTATTGTGTATGGCAAGTACTGCCTATGCACAATCCGAGAATAACTGCAAGGCTGTACAGTTGACATGCGAACATCTGGTCAATCCGTTAGGCATTGACGCATCCCACCCGAGATTAAGCTGGCGCCTTGAAGACCGGCGAAAGGGCGCCCTACAGCAAGCTTATCAGATTCTTTTAGCGCAAGATTCCCTTGAATTGTTACACGGGGCAAAAGCGCATTGGGACAGTGGAAAGCAGCTAAGTTCGGCGATGTTGGTGCACTATAATGGTACCGAGTTAATGCCGCGGACAAAATACTTTTGGAGAGTAAAAGTATGGGACCGAGACGGTATTTCCAGCGTTTCAGCAATAGCATCTTTCGAGACTGGAATGATGGGGAAGGATCTTTGGACAGGAAAATGGATCAGTGACAATAAAGATATCAATGCGCGCAACGCTCCGTATTTTAGGACTGAATTCACTATCAAAAAGCGGATAAAATCGGCTCGTGCTTATGTTGCCGCTGCCGGATTATATGAGCTTTCTATTAATGGCGTGCGCATTGGAGACCACCGTCTTGATCCTATGTATACGCGATTTGATCGAAGAACACTGTATGTGGTAGAGGATGTTACCGGACAACTACAACAAGGTGCGAATGCGATTGGCGTAGTTTTGGGGAATGGCTGGTATAATCACCAGCCACTGGCGGTTTGGAATTTTCATCAAGCCCCGTGGCGGGCCCGGCCAACATTCTGTTTGGAGCTTAAAATCGAGTATACAGACGGTACGTGGGAGACGGTCGTTTCGGATAAGCAGTGGAAAACAGCTACCGGTCCAATTATCTATAACAATATTTATACGGGTGAGCATTACGATGCTCGACTTGACATGCCCGGCTGGGACAAACCTAAATATGATGATTCAACTTGGCAGGCTGTTCAGTACAGAAATGGGCCATCTGCACATGTCGTTTCCCAACAGATGGTACCGATTCGGCTCGTGAAGTCCTATAAGCCCAAATCAGTGACAAAGATAGACCAACGTACTTATGTTTTCGATATGGGTCAGAATATGGCTGGAATTACAAAAATTAAAGTCAAAGGAGCTGCAGGGACTATGCTACATATCAAGCATGGTGAACGATTGTCGGCAGATGGGCGTCTTGATCTGTCCAATATCGATGTTTATTATCTTGGCGATAAGGAAACTGAACCATTTCAGACGGATATACTAACTTTAAGTGGTCGCGATGATGAGTTTATGGCTAAATTTGGTTATAAAGGCTTTCGT
The genomic region above belongs to Sphingobacterium zeae and contains:
- the thiS gene encoding sulfur carrier protein ThiS, with translation MELTINHQIRSFDPAPSSLEELLVLELSGKTQGVAAAINNHVIPKDDWAKTTLKPHDQIILITASQGG